From Psychroflexus torquis ATCC 700755, the proteins below share one genomic window:
- a CDS encoding 3-oxoacid CoA-transferase subunit B → MLDKNGIAKRIAQEVQDGFYVNLGIGIPTLVANYVRDDIELEFQSENGILGMGPFPTEEDVDADLINAGKQTITALPSASFFDSALSFGMIRGQHVDLTILGAMEVAQNGNIANWKIPGKMVKGMGGAMDLVGSAKKIIVAMMHTNKAGDSKLLKTCSLPLTGVECVTKIVTNMAVLDIVDKKFRLLERAPGVSVEAIQKATEGDLIVEGDIPEMEL, encoded by the coding sequence ATGTTAGATAAAAATGGAATTGCAAAACGGATTGCCCAAGAAGTCCAAGATGGCTTTTACGTAAATCTGGGCATTGGTATACCTACTCTCGTAGCCAATTATGTAAGAGACGACATTGAATTAGAATTCCAAAGCGAAAATGGAATTTTGGGAATGGGGCCTTTCCCGACGGAAGAAGATGTAGATGCAGACCTCATCAACGCTGGAAAGCAGACAATTACGGCATTACCCAGCGCTAGTTTTTTCGACTCAGCTCTTAGCTTTGGGATGATACGCGGACAACACGTTGACTTAACCATTTTAGGGGCGATGGAAGTCGCTCAAAATGGAAATATAGCCAATTGGAAAATCCCAGGTAAAATGGTGAAAGGAATGGGCGGCGCTATGGATCTTGTAGGCTCTGCAAAAAAAATAATTGTAGCCATGATGCACACCAATAAAGCTGGAGACTCTAAGCTTTTAAAGACCTGTTCTTTACCTTTAACAGGAGTTGAATGCGTTACTAAAATAGTGACCAATATGGCTGTGCTTGATATTGTAGATAAAAAATTCAGACTCTTGGAAAGAGCTCCTGGAGTAAGTGTAGAGGCTATTCAAAAAGCAACCGAAGGAGATTTAATCGTGGAAGGAGATATTCCTGAAATGGAATTATAG
- a CDS encoding thioredoxin domain-containing protein — protein sequence MSGFKNDLQFASSPYLLQHAENPVHWVEWSPEVLERAKQENKPILISVGYAACHWCHVMAHESFEDNEVAELMNRHFICIKIDREERPDIDHIYMDAAQMLTGRGGWPLNAFALADGRPFYAATYFPKENWKKVLSNIAKAYSRDYKSLLDTAEKVTDGIQMAQELSPAEQADIQFSKTEYKDLMVNWRKTVDGDRGGFRGAPKFPMANSWQFLLQYYDFTKDHLVLEMITKTLDEMALGGIYDQIGGGFSRYSVDAEWFAPHFEKMLYDNALLISLYANTLKLASKPIYKQVISDTINFVSKELMSEDYGFYASLDADSEGEEGKYYVWSYKELSEVLTEEELSLAESFYNVTQRGNWESPRNILFSQQTPDSYAKIKDLDPEKFKSDLNQLRYKLFQIRWERPHPPLDHKIITSWNAMMTIGLVDAYTALKEPEYLDLAEKNAQFLLASMVTESGTLLRTKSSDSKFIHGFLDDYAFLVEALIKLYQVTFNIHYLNTAKDLVNSCLEDFLDFSTGLFYYSSTKGEQLISKTFEINDNVIPASNSSLAKSLFLMGHFFNDSTYTKASEKMWNQVKSKLHKSGPYYANWQILSGWFSHPFYEVAIMGKEAKIKALELQHSFCQNAIFLGGHEENLALLKGKTPQDLSETILYVCENKTCQQPTTHVDVARKQLEIKG from the coding sequence ATGTCTGGATTCAAAAATGATCTTCAATTTGCTTCAAGTCCATATCTATTGCAACATGCAGAGAATCCTGTGCATTGGGTAGAATGGAGTCCCGAAGTTTTGGAGCGTGCAAAGCAAGAAAATAAGCCTATACTGATTAGTGTTGGCTATGCTGCTTGCCATTGGTGTCATGTGATGGCTCATGAATCTTTTGAGGATAACGAAGTAGCCGAGCTAATGAACAGGCACTTCATTTGTATAAAAATCGATAGAGAAGAGCGCCCAGATATTGATCATATTTATATGGATGCTGCTCAAATGCTAACAGGTCGTGGAGGTTGGCCGCTGAATGCTTTTGCCTTAGCAGACGGTAGACCTTTTTATGCAGCCACTTATTTTCCTAAAGAAAACTGGAAAAAAGTGTTGTCAAATATCGCTAAAGCCTATTCTAGAGATTATAAGTCTCTTCTGGACACTGCAGAAAAGGTAACAGACGGTATACAGATGGCTCAAGAATTAAGTCCAGCAGAGCAAGCAGACATTCAGTTTTCCAAAACAGAATATAAAGACCTAATGGTCAACTGGCGAAAAACAGTAGATGGAGATCGCGGGGGTTTTAGGGGGGCTCCTAAATTTCCAATGGCTAATTCTTGGCAGTTTTTACTTCAATATTATGATTTCACCAAAGATCATTTGGTTCTAGAGATGATAACGAAAACTTTAGATGAAATGGCTCTGGGAGGTATTTATGATCAAATTGGTGGTGGATTTTCAAGATATTCTGTAGATGCTGAATGGTTTGCGCCACATTTTGAAAAAATGCTTTACGATAATGCTTTGTTGATTAGTTTATACGCAAATACGCTTAAGTTGGCGTCTAAGCCCATATACAAGCAAGTGATTTCAGATACTATCAATTTTGTGAGCAAAGAGCTCATGAGTGAGGATTATGGGTTTTATGCATCTTTAGATGCCGATAGTGAAGGGGAAGAGGGAAAGTATTATGTGTGGTCTTATAAAGAACTTTCTGAGGTGTTAACCGAAGAAGAATTAAGCCTAGCTGAAAGTTTTTATAATGTAACTCAGCGAGGTAACTGGGAATCACCAAGGAATATTTTGTTTAGTCAGCAAACCCCAGACTCTTATGCGAAAATTAAAGATCTAGACCCTGAAAAATTTAAAAGTGATCTAAATCAACTGAGGTACAAATTATTTCAAATTCGTTGGGAGAGGCCCCATCCTCCGTTAGATCATAAGATTATTACTTCATGGAATGCGATGATGACCATTGGACTTGTGGATGCCTATACAGCTTTAAAAGAACCTGAATATTTAGACTTAGCAGAGAAGAATGCGCAGTTTTTATTAGCGTCTATGGTTACTGAAAGCGGAACATTATTACGAACCAAGAGTTCAGACTCTAAATTCATACATGGTTTTTTGGATGACTATGCTTTTTTGGTGGAAGCGCTTATTAAATTATACCAAGTAACTTTTAATATCCACTATTTAAATACAGCTAAAGATTTGGTGAATAGCTGCCTAGAAGATTTTTTGGACTTTTCAACAGGACTGTTTTATTATTCATCGACCAAAGGAGAACAGCTTATTTCAAAAACATTTGAAATTAATGATAATGTGATTCCTGCTTCCAACTCGTCTTTAGCTAAATCTTTGTTTTTGATGGGGCACTTTTTCAACGACTCCACTTATACTAAAGCATCAGAGAAAATGTGGAATCAGGTCAAATCAAAACTTCATAAATCGGGGCCTTACTATGCCAATTGGCAAATTCTGTCTGGGTGGTTTTCTCATCCCTTCTATGAAGTAGCTATCATGGGGAAAGAGGCTAAAATAAAAGCATTGGAGCTTCAGCATAGCTTCTGTCAAAATGCTATTTTCTTGGGTGGACACGAAGAAAATTTGGCCCTTTTAAAAGGAAAGACACCTCAAGATCTTTCGGAAACTATACTCTATGTCTGTGAAAACAAAACATGTCAACAGCCTACTACACATGTTGATGTCGCCAGAAAACAACTAGAAATCAAAGGTTAA
- a CDS encoding F0F1 ATP synthase subunit epsilon → MHLEIVSPEQIILSGEVKTVSVPGINGEFQMLDNHAPVVSVLKNGSIKLDSSVNLPKGSKDKFYQENSKMCFDISGGVIELNDNKVVILID, encoded by the coding sequence ATGCATTTAGAAATAGTAAGTCCAGAGCAAATTATTCTAAGCGGCGAGGTAAAAACCGTCAGCGTTCCAGGAATCAATGGAGAGTTCCAGATGTTGGATAATCACGCACCCGTGGTTTCTGTCTTAAAAAATGGATCTATAAAGCTAGACTCTTCTGTAAACTTACCTAAGGGTTCAAAGGATAAGTTTTATCAAGAAAATTCAAAAATGTGTTTTGATATTTCTGGAGGTGTTATAGAATTGAACGACAATAAAGTTGTTATTCTTATAGATTAA
- a CDS encoding glycogen/starch synthase, with translation MKDKRILYVSSEVVPYLPENDISSTAFEAPKLINAAGGQTRIFMPRFGNINERRHQLHEVIRLSGMNLVINDLDMPLIIKVASIPKERMQVYFIDNEDYFKRKATFSDEDGELFEDNDERAIFFAKGVIETVKKLNWSPDIIHVHGWMSSLLPMYLRHYYGNEPLFSESKIVTSIYNQSFDGALDEDMKKKVLFDGIEDDAIAHLDNPTYSNILKVAIDNSDGLVIGSEEISEDLKAYIEKLDLPTLPYIKREEMSNAYQTYYLKDILNEEED, from the coding sequence ATGAAAGATAAACGCATTTTATACGTTTCATCCGAGGTTGTGCCTTACTTGCCAGAAAACGATATTTCTTCAACTGCTTTTGAAGCTCCAAAATTGATAAACGCCGCTGGTGGACAAACGCGTATTTTTATGCCAAGGTTTGGTAATATCAATGAGAGGAGGCATCAGCTTCATGAGGTCATCCGTTTGTCTGGAATGAATTTGGTAATCAATGATTTAGATATGCCCCTAATTATAAAGGTGGCTTCTATTCCAAAAGAAAGAATGCAAGTTTATTTTATCGATAATGAAGACTACTTCAAGAGGAAAGCTACGTTTTCTGATGAAGATGGTGAGTTATTTGAAGATAATGATGAGCGAGCAATTTTCTTTGCAAAAGGAGTTATAGAAACCGTAAAGAAATTGAACTGGTCTCCAGATATTATTCACGTTCATGGTTGGATGTCTTCTTTACTTCCTATGTATTTGAGGCATTATTATGGAAATGAGCCCTTGTTTTCTGAATCTAAAATTGTGACGTCCATATACAATCAAAGCTTTGATGGCGCGTTAGATGAAGATATGAAAAAGAAAGTTTTGTTTGATGGAATAGAAGATGATGCTATCGCTCATTTGGATAATCCAACTTACAGCAATATACTAAAAGTTGCGATAGACAACTCTGATGGTTTGGTGATTGGAAGCGAGGAAATTTCAGAAGATTTAAAGGCGTATATCGAAAAGCTAGATCTTCCTACTTTGCCTTACATAAAACGAGAAGAAATGTCAAATGCCTATCAAACCTACTACTTGAAAGATATTTTAAATGAAGAAGAAGATTAA
- the glmS gene encoding glutamine--fructose-6-phosphate transaminase (isomerizing) produces MCGIVGYIGKEQAYPIILKGLKRLEYRGYDSAGIAIYDGKDLNICKTKGKVADLQLKCDSEIELKGTVGIGHTRWATHGEPNDANSHPHFSNSGKVAIIHNGIIENYESLKTELQNRGYTFSSDTDTEVLVNLIEDIMINEEVKLGKAVQIALNQTIGAYAIAAFDKTKPNEIVVARLGSPLAIGVGDDEYYIASDASPFIEYTKKAIYLEDGEMAVVRLGKKVKVRKIKDDSLVDPYVQKLQLNLGQIEKAGYEHFMLKEIYEQPSAIKDTYRGRMLADRGIIRMAGVDDNLEKFLNAKRIIVVACGTSWHAGLVSEYIFEDLARIPFEVEYASEFRYRNPVINKDDVVIAISQSGETADTMAAIKLAKENGAFVFGVCNVVGSSISRETHAGAYTHAGPEIGVASTKAFTTQITILSLMALKLGKAKGSISNSDYHMYLNEMEQIPSKIEKALQSNDHIMEVAAVYKNAKNCLYLGRGYNFPVALEGALKLKEISYIHAEGYPAAEMKHGPIALIDEHMPVVVIATKKGHYEKVVSNIQEIKSRKGKIIAVVTEGDTSVKNMADHVIEVPETLEALTPLLTTIPLQLFSYHIAVMLGKNVDQPRNLAKSVTVE; encoded by the coding sequence ATGTGTGGAATTGTAGGTTACATAGGAAAAGAGCAAGCTTACCCTATCATATTAAAAGGTTTAAAGCGCCTTGAATATAGAGGATATGACAGTGCTGGCATTGCTATTTATGATGGTAAAGACCTTAATATTTGTAAAACAAAGGGTAAAGTGGCCGATTTACAACTCAAATGTGATTCTGAAATTGAGCTTAAAGGAACCGTTGGAATAGGTCATACCCGCTGGGCTACTCACGGAGAACCTAATGACGCGAACTCGCATCCTCATTTTTCTAATTCTGGTAAAGTAGCGATTATTCATAATGGAATTATTGAAAATTATGAATCTTTAAAAACAGAATTGCAAAATAGGGGTTATACATTTTCATCAGATACAGATACTGAAGTGTTGGTCAATTTGATAGAAGATATCATGATCAATGAGGAAGTAAAGCTTGGTAAAGCAGTACAAATCGCTCTTAACCAAACCATAGGGGCTTATGCTATAGCTGCTTTTGACAAAACCAAACCCAATGAGATTGTGGTAGCTAGACTCGGTAGCCCTTTAGCTATTGGAGTAGGTGACGACGAATATTATATAGCTTCCGACGCTTCCCCATTTATTGAATATACCAAAAAGGCCATATATCTTGAAGATGGTGAAATGGCTGTTGTGAGACTAGGAAAGAAGGTGAAGGTTAGAAAGATCAAGGATGATTCTTTAGTAGATCCTTATGTTCAAAAGCTTCAATTGAATCTCGGTCAAATAGAGAAAGCGGGGTACGAGCATTTTATGCTGAAGGAAATTTATGAGCAACCTAGCGCCATTAAAGATACCTACAGGGGTAGAATGCTTGCAGATCGTGGAATCATAAGAATGGCAGGTGTTGACGATAATTTAGAAAAATTTTTAAACGCTAAACGAATTATAGTCGTGGCTTGTGGGACCTCTTGGCATGCTGGCTTGGTCTCTGAATATATTTTTGAAGACTTGGCTAGAATCCCTTTTGAAGTTGAATATGCATCAGAATTCAGGTATCGTAACCCTGTTATTAACAAAGACGATGTCGTGATTGCAATTTCCCAGAGTGGTGAAACCGCAGATACGATGGCGGCCATCAAATTGGCTAAAGAAAATGGAGCTTTTGTTTTTGGAGTTTGTAATGTAGTAGGATCTTCAATATCTAGAGAAACCCATGCAGGTGCTTATACCCATGCTGGTCCAGAAATAGGCGTAGCTTCGACAAAAGCCTTTACCACTCAAATTACGATTTTGAGTTTAATGGCACTAAAACTAGGAAAAGCTAAAGGCTCAATCTCCAATTCAGATTATCATATGTATTTGAATGAAATGGAGCAAATACCTTCAAAAATAGAGAAAGCTTTACAGTCCAACGATCATATCATGGAAGTTGCTGCTGTTTATAAAAATGCAAAAAATTGCTTATACCTCGGTAGAGGTTATAACTTCCCTGTTGCTCTTGAAGGGGCGCTTAAGCTTAAAGAAATTTCATATATCCATGCAGAAGGTTACCCAGCTGCCGAGATGAAACATGGCCCGATTGCTCTTATAGATGAACATATGCCTGTAGTAGTTATTGCTACTAAAAAAGGGCATTATGAAAAGGTAGTAAGTAATATCCAAGAAATTAAATCTCGTAAGGGTAAAATTATAGCGGTAGTCACTGAAGGGGATACGTCTGTGAAGAACATGGCAGACCACGTTATAGAGGTGCCCGAAACTCTTGAAGCGCTTACTCCTTTGCTAACGACAATTCCTTTACAACTTTTCTCTTATCATATTGCAGTTATGCTTGGTAAGAACGTCGATCAACCTAGGAATCTTGCAAAATCTGTAACCGTAGAATAG
- a CDS encoding CoA transferase subunit A: MINKTVNNVTKALEDVHDGMTFMLGGFGLSGIPENCIQELVKRNVKNVTCISNNAGVDDFGLGLLLKKKQIKKMISSYVGENAEFERQMLSGELEVDLIPQGSLAERCRAAQNGIPAFYTPAGYGTEVAEGKEVRDFDGKPHIMEEAFKADFAFVKAWKGDEAGNLIFKGTARNFNPLMCGAAKVTVVEVEELVKPGELDPNFIHIPGIFVQRIFQGEKYEKRIEQRTTQS; the protein is encoded by the coding sequence ATGATCAATAAAACTGTAAATAATGTTACCAAAGCTTTAGAGGACGTTCACGATGGAATGACCTTTATGCTTGGAGGCTTTGGCCTTAGTGGTATTCCCGAAAATTGCATACAAGAACTTGTGAAACGCAATGTGAAAAACGTGACTTGCATCTCAAACAATGCTGGTGTTGACGATTTTGGACTAGGGCTACTTCTGAAGAAAAAACAAATCAAAAAAATGATCTCTTCTTATGTAGGAGAAAATGCTGAATTTGAGAGACAAATGCTCAGCGGAGAATTGGAAGTAGATTTAATTCCTCAAGGCAGCTTAGCCGAGCGATGTAGAGCTGCTCAAAATGGTATTCCTGCCTTTTATACCCCAGCAGGATATGGCACCGAAGTAGCCGAAGGAAAGGAAGTTAGAGATTTTGATGGAAAACCTCATATCATGGAAGAGGCTTTCAAGGCTGACTTTGCGTTTGTAAAAGCATGGAAAGGAGATGAAGCTGGTAATCTCATTTTTAAAGGGACAGCTAGAAACTTTAACCCGTTGATGTGTGGAGCTGCTAAAGTTACTGTTGTGGAAGTGGAAGAACTGGTAAAACCAGGAGAACTCGATCCTAATTTCATCCATATTCCAGGTATTTTTGTTCAGCGTATTTTTCAAGGAGAAAAATACGAAAAGCGAATTGAGCAGAGAACCACACAATCTTAA
- a CDS encoding isoaspartyl peptidase/L-asparaginase family protein, which yields MKNCLLLLASILLIACHDTPKLSKEKNVPKPPKFGIVIHGGAGVIKKEYMTDSLQKAYEDKLKEAIEVGHSILSEGGTALEAVQRTINIMEDSPLFNSGKGAVLNADGIAELDASIMDGKTRNAGAISGVQHIKNPINLAFKVMEESDHVMLSASGAEDFAKLNELEFVENSYFITDRRKKALEDSKAKEQGVSDGDEFFLSNEKFGTVGCAALDQEGNLAAGTSTGGMTNKKYGRIGDSPIIGAGTYANNKTCAISATGHGEYFMRGVVAYDISALMEYQGISLEQAAKRVIQKKLTDMGGTGGIIGIDNKGNMVMEFNTPGMFRASKTMKGETLIKMYED from the coding sequence ATGAAAAATTGTCTTTTATTACTTGCCAGTATATTACTTATCGCATGTCACGATACCCCAAAGCTTAGCAAAGAAAAAAACGTCCCTAAACCCCCAAAATTTGGTATTGTTATACATGGTGGTGCTGGTGTTATCAAAAAAGAATACATGACAGACTCTTTGCAAAAAGCTTATGAGGACAAATTAAAAGAAGCCATAGAGGTTGGACATAGCATACTTTCTGAAGGAGGTACTGCTTTGGAAGCGGTCCAAAGAACTATTAATATCATGGAAGATTCTCCTCTATTCAATTCTGGAAAAGGAGCAGTCTTGAATGCCGATGGTATTGCCGAATTAGATGCTTCGATAATGGATGGAAAAACCAGAAATGCAGGAGCTATTTCTGGTGTACAACATATCAAAAATCCTATTAACCTCGCTTTTAAAGTCATGGAAGAATCCGATCATGTGATGCTAAGTGCTTCTGGCGCTGAAGATTTTGCCAAGCTAAATGAACTAGAATTTGTAGAAAACTCATACTTTATAACAGACCGTAGAAAAAAAGCTCTGGAAGATTCCAAAGCAAAAGAACAAGGGGTCTCTGATGGAGACGAGTTTTTCTTGAGCAATGAAAAATTTGGGACTGTTGGCTGTGCTGCTTTAGACCAAGAAGGCAACTTAGCCGCTGGAACCTCTACTGGAGGAATGACCAACAAGAAATATGGAAGAATTGGAGACTCGCCTATCATAGGTGCTGGTACTTATGCCAATAATAAAACCTGTGCGATTTCTGCAACGGGTCATGGCGAATATTTTATGAGAGGTGTGGTTGCTTACGACATCTCTGCACTTATGGAATACCAAGGCATCAGTCTAGAGCAAGCAGCAAAACGCGTGATCCAAAAGAAACTTACCGATATGGGAGGAACAGGCGGCATCATAGGCATTGACAACAAAGGAAACATGGTCATGGAATTCAATACTCCAGGAATGTTTAGAGCATCTAAAACTATGAAAGGTGAAACCCTTATTAAGATGTACGAGGACTAA
- a CDS encoding DUF4270 domain-containing protein, whose protein sequence is MKKKINSMYKVTLRSLASVFALVLLLSCENEYSEVGIDFINSLEVPPPYELENIVAYSEKYTSIQTNGFNNYFLGGYVDPVFGIFETKILTQVSLSQTRPDFGENPTIDSVVFTLPFFSREVESGIYELDSIYGEGSFKINIYESNQFLRDLDPGENGEFEENQNYYSDQETEFSPNIENTPLVTSDVIKPSDLTSSVILFEQIEADAVDTLNLSPRIRINMPTEYFQEKILNPDNSQFLVSNNVFRNYLRGFLIEAEQQQPVYSMSMFNLADADANITIYYNNETQVEEEDGTTTTDTLYSQYALSFSGNKLNLYDNNFNVDLSNQNLEEGEENIYLKGGEGSSAVIELFTGPDTDGNGVSDELDQLRENNWLINEANLNLYINEELTPSTKNRINRVFLINLEDETVLEDYRRDPTGADNPNISRQVHLGPLNIDENGDPFYKIRLTFHINNIINNDSTNVRLGLYVSPNVNQTELVETRNSQSEAFEFVPRSMIETPRGIVIHGNQSAVEAKKLKLKILYTETN, encoded by the coding sequence ATGAAGAAGAAGATTAATTCTATGTATAAAGTTACCTTAAGAAGTTTAGCCTCAGTTTTTGCCCTAGTTTTGTTATTATCCTGTGAAAATGAATATTCAGAAGTCGGCATAGACTTTATTAATAGTTTAGAAGTACCTCCACCTTACGAGTTGGAAAATATAGTTGCTTACAGCGAAAAATATACTTCGATACAAACCAACGGATTTAATAATTACTTTTTAGGAGGATACGTAGACCCCGTCTTTGGTATTTTTGAAACCAAAATTCTTACACAAGTGAGTTTATCACAAACAAGACCTGATTTTGGAGAAAATCCTACAATAGATTCAGTTGTGTTTACTCTTCCTTTTTTTAGTAGAGAGGTAGAATCTGGGATTTATGAATTGGATTCTATTTACGGAGAGGGAAGTTTCAAAATCAATATTTATGAGTCCAATCAATTCCTTAGAGATTTAGATCCTGGTGAAAATGGAGAGTTTGAAGAGAATCAAAACTACTATTCAGATCAAGAGACTGAATTCAGTCCAAATATAGAAAATACGCCATTGGTCACTTCAGATGTAATAAAGCCATCAGATCTAACAAGCAGCGTTATTCTTTTTGAGCAAATAGAAGCAGATGCTGTCGATACTTTAAATCTTTCTCCTAGAATTCGTATTAATATGCCAACAGAGTATTTTCAAGAAAAAATATTGAACCCTGATAATTCTCAATTTTTAGTTAGTAATAACGTGTTTAGAAACTATTTAAGAGGTTTTTTAATTGAGGCGGAGCAACAACAGCCAGTATATTCCATGTCAATGTTCAATCTTGCAGATGCAGATGCAAATATCACGATTTATTATAACAATGAAACTCAGGTTGAGGAAGAGGACGGAACGACTACAACTGACACCCTTTATAGTCAGTATGCTTTGAGTTTTAGTGGAAATAAGTTGAATTTATACGATAACAATTTCAATGTAGATTTGTCTAATCAAAATCTAGAAGAAGGAGAAGAAAATATTTATTTGAAAGGAGGAGAAGGGTCTTCTGCAGTGATCGAGCTTTTTACGGGGCCAGATACAGATGGTAATGGCGTATCCGATGAGTTAGATCAATTAAGAGAAAACAACTGGTTGATTAACGAGGCGAATTTAAATCTTTATATCAATGAAGAACTAACACCATCTACAAAAAATAGAATTAATAGAGTCTTTTTAATAAACTTAGAAGATGAGACAGTCCTTGAGGATTATAGAAGAGACCCTACAGGTGCTGATAATCCTAACATATCTAGACAAGTTCATCTAGGTCCTTTAAATATTGATGAAAATGGGGATCCATTCTATAAAATAAGGTTAACATTTCATATCAATAATATTATTAACAACGATTCAACTAACGTTAGACTTGGCCTTTATGTTTCTCCAAACGTGAATCAAACTGAACTTGTCGAAACTAGAAATTCTCAATCAGAGGCTTTTGAGTTTGTTCCAAGAAGCATGATAGAGACTCCTAGAGGTATTGTTATTCATGGTAATCAATCTGCTGTAGAAGCAAAAAAACTCAAGTTGAAAATACTTTATACAGAAACTAACTAA
- the atpD gene encoding F0F1 ATP synthase subunit beta produces MSKVKGKITQIIGPVIDVEFENTKDLPRIYDSLEVKRENKSDLILEVQSHIGENTVRTIAMDSADGLSRGVEVLSTGYPIQMPIGKDIYGRLFNVTGDAIDGLGDLPKTGKDGMSIHREAPKFEDLAVSTEVLFTGIKVIDLIEPYSKGGKIGLFGGAGVGKTVLIQELINNIAKGHGGLSVFAGVGERTREGNDLLREMLESGIIKYGDDFMHSMEKGGWDLKKVDKAGMKESKATFVFGQMNEPPGARARVALSGLTIAEYFRDGAGESQGKDVLFFVDNIFRFTQAGSEVSALLGRMPSAVGYQPTLATEMGAMQERITSTKKGSITSVQAVYVPADDLTDPAPATTFSHLDATTVLSRKIAELGIYPAVDPLDSTSRILTRDILGDDHYDCAQKVKELLQKYKELQDIIAILGMEELSEEDKLSVSRARRVQRFLSQPFHVAEQFTGLKGVLVDIKETIKGFNMIMDGELDHIPEAAFNLKGSIEEAIEAGEKMLNEN; encoded by the coding sequence ATGTCTAAAGTTAAAGGTAAAATCACCCAAATTATAGGTCCAGTTATCGATGTAGAATTCGAAAACACTAAAGACTTGCCTAGAATCTACGATTCACTGGAAGTTAAACGTGAAAACAAATCTGACTTAATTCTTGAAGTTCAATCTCATATTGGTGAAAACACTGTGAGAACCATTGCGATGGATTCTGCAGATGGATTAAGCCGTGGAGTTGAAGTCTTGAGTACAGGATATCCCATACAAATGCCAATAGGTAAAGATATCTATGGCCGTTTGTTTAATGTCACAGGAGATGCTATTGATGGATTAGGAGATCTTCCAAAAACTGGAAAAGATGGAATGTCTATTCATAGAGAGGCTCCTAAGTTTGAGGATTTAGCGGTCTCTACGGAAGTGCTTTTTACTGGGATTAAAGTTATTGATTTGATCGAACCTTACTCAAAAGGGGGTAAGATTGGACTGTTTGGTGGTGCTGGTGTTGGTAAAACCGTTCTTATTCAAGAATTGATTAACAATATCGCTAAAGGTCACGGTGGTCTTTCTGTATTTGCTGGCGTTGGGGAACGAACAAGAGAAGGAAATGATCTGTTAAGGGAGATGCTCGAATCTGGTATTATCAAATACGGAGATGATTTTATGCACTCTATGGAAAAAGGTGGATGGGACTTGAAAAAAGTAGACAAAGCTGGAATGAAAGAATCAAAAGCGACTTTCGTTTTTGGACAAATGAACGAACCTCCTGGAGCTCGTGCTCGTGTGGCTTTATCGGGCTTAACTATTGCAGAATATTTCCGTGATGGTGCAGGGGAGTCCCAAGGAAAAGACGTTCTTTTCTTTGTCGATAATATCTTTAGGTTTACCCAAGCAGGTTCAGAAGTGTCTGCATTACTTGGACGTATGCCTTCTGCCGTTGGTTACCAACCTACCTTAGCGACAGAAATGGGAGCTATGCAAGAGCGTATTACATCGACCAAAAAAGGATCCATTACTTCCGTACAGGCGGTTTATGTTCCTGCAGATGATTTAACCGATCCAGCTCCAGCAACAACATTCTCTCACTTGGACGCTACTACTGTATTATCTAGAAAAATTGCGGAACTTGGTATTTATCCAGCTGTAGATCCATTGGATTCTACCTCGAGAATTTTGACGAGAGATATTCTTGGAGATGACCACTACGACTGTGCACAAAAAGTGAAAGAATTACTTCAAAAATATAAAGAATTACAAGATATTATCGCCATTTTAGGGATGGAAGAATTGTCTGAAGAGGATAAACTCTCTGTGTCTAGAGCACGTCGTGTACAACGATTCCTTTCACAGCCCTTCCATGTTGCTGAGCAATTTACAGGTCTAAAAGGAGTTTTGGTGGATATTAAAGAGACGATCAAAGGATTTAATATGATTATGGATGGTGAATTAGATCATATCCCAGAAGCTGCCTTCAACTTGAAAGGCTCTATTGAAGAGGCGATTGAAGCAGGTGAGAAAATGTTGAACGAAAACTAG